In a genomic window of Anoxybacter fermentans:
- the pheT gene encoding phenylalanine--tRNA ligase subunit beta, with translation MRVSYNWLKEYIDFNLTPEELAELLTQAGLEVDVIEYPGKGLEDIVIGEIKEITKHPNADKLSVTRVDVGNEELEIVCGAKNIFEGAKVPVAKIGVTLPNGMKIGKVKLRGVASNGMICSEDELGLKEERQAGVMIIDKDCKPGDSFVKIMGLDDAILVLDLTPNYAHCLSMIGVAREVAARIGKPLKKPEIKINETGPLVTELAAVEIKDPDLCPRYTARVIRGVKVGESPEWLKQRLLAAGMRPINNIVDVTNYVLMEMGQPLHAFDYDKVKDHKIIVRRAEDEEKIVTLDEKERQLDSNVLVICDSKEPICIAGVMGGANSEVTEETTTVLLESAYFNPISIRKTARRYGISSEASYRFERGVDIEAVIDASNRAAQLIQELAGGEIATGIIDIYPKPVKLLEIRLRTHRVNEILGTQLTRDEIAEMLNRLGFTTKVVDDDLDVTIPTYRGDVVREVDLIEEVARLYGYDNIPGQLPVGESRVGKLTRSQLLEDQTREFMNAVGFNETQNFSFINPKVYDMINLNPDHEWRNSIKLKNPISEEYAVMRRTLISDLLKVVSFNVKRRMDKIQIFELARVYIPTDDLLPYEPRMLAGAVMGVLENDQWNQNAGGFFYLKGILDAYANKFGLGELIYEKAQHDSFHPGRTALIKAKGEEIGYLGEIHPDVLANYDLKDRVTVFELNFEKIVELSSAERRFTELPKYPALTRDIALLVDEGVSVQSIKEVIRTTGAEYLESVELFDLYHGEQVPQGKKSVAFAMVYRAKDRTLTDEEVNAIIDQLLTRLKDELGAEIRG, from the coding sequence ATGCGGGTATCCTATAATTGGTTAAAAGAGTATATTGATTTTAATCTTACTCCTGAAGAGTTAGCTGAGCTTTTGACTCAGGCCGGATTAGAGGTAGATGTGATTGAATATCCGGGAAAAGGTTTAGAAGATATAGTTATTGGTGAAATTAAAGAGATTACTAAGCATCCAAATGCAGATAAGTTAAGTGTAACCAGAGTTGATGTAGGTAATGAGGAGTTGGAGATTGTCTGTGGTGCGAAAAATATCTTTGAGGGTGCAAAAGTTCCTGTTGCAAAGATTGGAGTTACCCTCCCTAATGGGATGAAAATTGGAAAAGTGAAATTGAGAGGGGTTGCTTCTAACGGGATGATTTGTTCTGAGGATGAGTTGGGGCTTAAAGAAGAACGTCAAGCGGGAGTAATGATCATTGATAAGGATTGTAAGCCCGGGGATTCATTTGTAAAAATAATGGGACTGGATGATGCTATTTTGGTTTTAGATCTTACTCCTAACTATGCCCACTGTCTGAGTATGATCGGGGTGGCCCGGGAAGTAGCTGCAAGAATAGGAAAACCTCTTAAAAAGCCTGAGATCAAAATAAATGAGACTGGCCCTCTTGTTACAGAGTTGGCAGCAGTGGAGATTAAAGATCCTGATCTTTGCCCTCGTTATACTGCCAGAGTTATTCGCGGGGTAAAGGTTGGTGAATCTCCAGAATGGTTGAAGCAGCGCCTTTTAGCTGCTGGTATGCGGCCTATTAATAATATTGTTGATGTAACCAACTATGTGTTAATGGAAATGGGCCAGCCTCTGCACGCATTTGATTATGATAAGGTTAAGGATCATAAGATTATAGTTCGGCGAGCAGAGGATGAAGAAAAGATTGTGACACTGGATGAAAAAGAAAGGCAGTTAGATTCCAATGTATTGGTTATCTGTGATTCTAAAGAGCCTATCTGTATTGCCGGTGTGATGGGTGGAGCTAATAGTGAGGTAACAGAAGAGACTACCACTGTCCTGCTCGAGTCTGCTTATTTCAATCCGATAAGTATTCGTAAGACTGCAAGACGTTATGGTATTTCAAGTGAAGCATCATATCGTTTTGAGCGTGGTGTAGACATTGAGGCTGTAATTGATGCAAGCAATAGGGCTGCTCAGTTAATTCAGGAGCTGGCTGGTGGGGAAATTGCAACAGGTATTATTGACATCTATCCTAAACCTGTTAAATTACTGGAGATCCGCCTTCGTACCCATCGGGTTAATGAAATTTTGGGTACTCAGTTAACGCGGGATGAGATTGCAGAGATGTTGAACCGTCTTGGATTTACTACCAAAGTTGTAGATGATGATCTGGATGTAACAATACCTACCTACCGCGGAGATGTGGTAAGGGAAGTTGATCTTATAGAAGAAGTGGCCCGTCTATATGGTTATGACAATATTCCTGGGCAACTTCCGGTAGGTGAAAGTAGAGTAGGCAAATTGACCCGTTCCCAATTGTTAGAGGATCAGACTAGAGAGTTTATGAATGCTGTTGGATTTAATGAAACCCAGAACTTCAGTTTTATCAATCCAAAAGTTTATGACATGATCAATTTAAACCCGGATCATGAGTGGAGAAACTCTATTAAGCTAAAAAATCCGATAAGTGAAGAATATGCTGTGATGCGTCGAACTTTGATTTCAGATCTTTTAAAGGTAGTCTCCTTTAATGTAAAGCGCCGGATGGATAAGATACAGATTTTTGAACTAGCAAGGGTGTATATACCAACTGATGATCTACTTCCTTATGAACCGCGTATGTTGGCTGGCGCGGTGATGGGAGTTTTAGAGAATGATCAGTGGAATCAAAATGCTGGAGGATTCTTCTACTTAAAAGGTATTCTGGATGCTTATGCTAATAAATTTGGGCTAGGTGAACTGATATATGAAAAAGCTCAACATGATAGTTTCCATCCCGGCCGGACTGCTCTTATAAAAGCAAAAGGAGAGGAGATAGGTTATCTTGGTGAAATTCATCCTGATGTATTGGCAAATTATGATCTAAAAGATCGGGTTACCGTTTTTGAACTGAACTTCGAAAAGATAGTAGAACTTTCATCAGCAGAGCGGCGTTTTACCGAACTGCCCAAGTATCCGGCTTTGACCAGAGATATTGCTCTGTTGGTTGATGAGGGTGTTTCTGTTCAATCTATTAAAGAGGTTATTAGAACCACTGGAGCTGAGTATCTGGAAAGTGTGGAACTCTTTGATCTCTATCATGGTGAACAGGTTCCTCAAGGTAAGAAGAGCGTGGCCTTTGCCATGGTTTATCGGGCCAAAGATCGAACCTTGACTGATGAAGAAGTGAATGCTATAATTGATCAGCTTCTTACTAGACTGAAAGATGAGTTGGGAGCAGAAATTAGGGGATAG
- the pheS gene encoding phenylalanine--tRNA ligase subunit alpha, giving the protein MKEKLQGIREEAFRLIKEVNDLELLNKLRVRFLGKKGEITGVLKGMGQLLPEERPIIGALANKIKNEIESLIEERKLKLEEEAKLKQIQEEEIDVTLPGQPINYGHVHPLTAILTELKRVFLGMGFDIAEGPEIEKEYYNFEALNIPRWHPARDMQDTFFITEEVLLRTHTSPVQVRTMEKGELPIRIIAPGRVYRVDELDATHSPNFQQLEGLVVDKGITFGHLKETINVMVKEIFGKDRKTRFRPSYFPFTEPSAEVDVSCILCDGKGCRICKGSGWLEIMGCGMVHPRVLEMSGIDPEQYSGFAFGMGLERIAMLKYGITDIRLFYENDLRFLSQF; this is encoded by the coding sequence ATGAAAGAGAAGCTTCAGGGTATTCGGGAAGAAGCATTTAGACTTATCAAAGAAGTAAATGATTTAGAACTCTTAAATAAGCTTAGAGTCAGATTTCTGGGGAAGAAGGGTGAAATTACAGGAGTATTAAAGGGGATGGGTCAGCTTTTACCAGAAGAACGTCCTATAATTGGGGCCCTGGCCAATAAGATCAAAAATGAAATTGAATCATTGATTGAAGAGCGAAAGTTAAAACTTGAAGAGGAAGCAAAATTAAAACAGATTCAGGAGGAAGAGATTGATGTAACTCTTCCGGGCCAACCTATCAATTATGGTCATGTTCATCCCCTTACTGCTATCTTAACTGAGCTGAAACGGGTTTTTTTGGGTATGGGCTTTGATATTGCTGAAGGCCCGGAGATTGAAAAAGAATATTATAACTTTGAAGCTTTAAATATTCCCCGCTGGCATCCGGCGAGAGATATGCAGGATACCTTCTTTATAACAGAAGAGGTCCTTTTAAGAACCCATACTTCCCCGGTTCAGGTGCGGACAATGGAAAAAGGGGAACTGCCCATCAGGATTATCGCTCCCGGTCGGGTTTACCGTGTAGATGAATTGGATGCAACTCACAGTCCCAACTTCCAGCAACTAGAAGGTCTGGTGGTTGATAAAGGCATTACCTTTGGTCATTTAAAGGAAACCATCAATGTTATGGTTAAAGAAATTTTTGGTAAAGACCGGAAGACAAGGTTTAGACCCAGTTATTTCCCATTTACTGAGCCAAGTGCTGAGGTAGATGTCTCCTGTATTCTCTGTGATGGAAAGGGCTGCCGGATTTGTAAAGGCTCCGGGTGGCTGGAGATTATGGGATGTGGTATGGTTCATCCGCGGGTTTTGGAGATGTCCGGTATTGATCCAGAGCAATATAGTGGATTTGCTTTCGGCATGGGGTTAGAACGGATTGCTATGTTAAAATATGGGATTACCGATATTCGCTTATTCTACGAAAATGATCTCAGATTTTTGAGTCAGTTTTAG
- a CDS encoding YqzL family protein produces MKLTAKILWKLFEKTGSVVVYLAYKEFMSLNIQ; encoded by the coding sequence ATGAAATTGACCGCAAAGATTTTATGGAAGTTATTTGAAAAGACAGGTTCTGTTGTAGTGTATTTGGCTTATAAAGAATTTATGTCATTGAATATTCAGTAG
- the rlmB gene encoding 23S rRNA (guanosine(2251)-2'-O)-methyltransferase RlmB — MITSIKNSEVKFLRSLKKKKYREREKMFFIEGVRIIEDALADGAEFVRVFYSPMLETNSRGMELLFKLREAGVDEILLDDRLFKEVADTETPQGILAILKQPEFELEDLIAKKRLYPHILMLNGIQDPGNLGTIIRTAAGAGWSGVILTKGTVDLYNPKSLRATMGAIYKMPICKVEDLNFVWKKLRTHGYQIIVAALEGKTWHFEVDFSRPTLLVVGNEGNGVEPEVLKSADQLVKIPMAPDAESLNVAIAAGIIIFEGVRQNLIG; from the coding sequence ATGATTACCAGCATTAAAAATTCTGAAGTTAAATTTTTACGTTCTCTTAAGAAAAAGAAATATAGAGAGCGTGAGAAGATGTTTTTTATAGAAGGGGTTCGGATTATTGAGGATGCTCTGGCGGATGGTGCAGAATTTGTCCGCGTTTTTTACTCACCGATGTTAGAAACCAATTCCCGTGGAATGGAATTATTATTTAAATTACGGGAGGCCGGAGTTGACGAGATTTTGTTAGATGACAGATTATTTAAGGAAGTAGCCGATACTGAAACTCCCCAGGGAATATTAGCTATTCTTAAACAGCCTGAGTTTGAATTGGAAGATTTGATTGCAAAAAAAAGACTCTATCCCCATATTTTAATGTTAAACGGTATTCAAGATCCCGGTAATCTTGGTACGATTATCAGGACAGCAGCGGGTGCTGGTTGGTCAGGGGTAATTTTAACCAAAGGTACGGTAGATCTTTATAACCCCAAGAGTTTGCGGGCCACTATGGGAGCTATTTACAAAATGCCTATCTGTAAGGTGGAAGATTTGAATTTTGTCTGGAAAAAATTGCGGACTCATGGATATCAGATTATAGTTGCTGCTCTTGAAGGAAAAACATGGCATTTTGAAGTTGATTTTAGCCGACCGACTCTTCTTGTGGTGGGAAATGAAGGAAATGGCGTAGAACCAGAGGTTTTAAAATCTGCAGATCAGTTAGTTAAAATCCCCATGGCGCCTGATGCTGAATCACTAAATGTAGCAATTGCTGCGGGGATTATAATTTTTGAAGGAGTACGGCAGAATTTAATTGGATGA
- a CDS encoding potassium channel family protein yields MKQFVVIGLGRFGSSVARTLAERGFDVLAIDQDESLVQEMANVVTHAVQADATDENAMNALGLRNFDVAVVAIGADVHSNILATMILKEMGVRYVVAKALDPLHGKVLAKVGADRVIFPERDMGKRLALNLISSNVLDFIEFAPNYSIVEIKATKGMVGKTLAELQLRTRFGVNVIAVKAKDRINISPSASDEIREGDILVVIGENQSVERLRRL; encoded by the coding sequence ATGAAACAATTTGTTGTTATTGGCCTGGGGCGGTTTGGTTCCAGTGTGGCCCGTACCCTGGCTGAACGGGGATTTGATGTATTGGCAATTGACCAGGATGAATCATTGGTTCAGGAGATGGCAAATGTGGTAACCCATGCGGTTCAGGCGGATGCGACAGATGAGAATGCTATGAATGCTCTTGGATTGAGAAACTTTGATGTTGCTGTTGTAGCCATAGGTGCAGATGTTCATTCCAATATTCTGGCAACAATGATCTTAAAAGAGATGGGAGTTCGATATGTAGTGGCAAAGGCTCTTGACCCCCTGCATGGAAAGGTTTTAGCTAAAGTGGGAGCAGATAGGGTAATCTTTCCTGAGCGAGATATGGGGAAACGGCTTGCCCTTAATTTGATCTCTTCTAATGTTCTGGATTTTATAGAGTTTGCACCAAATTACAGTATTGTAGAAATTAAAGCTACAAAGGGGATGGTAGGTAAAACTCTGGCGGAATTACAGCTACGTACCAGATTCGGAGTAAATGTAATTGCAGTCAAAGCTAAAGACCGGATCAATATTTCTCCATCTGCCAGTGATGAGATAAGAGAAGGAGATATTTTAGTGGTAATAGGTGAAAACCAGTCAGTAGAACGGTTGAGACGGCTTTAG
- a CDS encoding TrkH family potassium uptake protein, whose protein sequence is MVIRKKIILSPTQVLVIGYLVVITIGTLLLSLPFATVKGADTTLMDALFTATSATAVTGLIVVNTASHWTFFGKIVIMLLIQIGGFGFMTTSTLVMLVLRKKISLKERLIIQEELNTENLTGIIRLVRYVVFLTLGLEALGAILLFLRFLPIMPPGQAVFFSIFHAVSAFNNAGFDLFGNSLEGFTTDWYIVLVITGLFIIGGIGFTVIAEIYSCRRFKHFSLHTKVVLTISLLLIVLGTLVIFGLEYNNPETLGDLNLSGKIAAAYFQGVTPRTAGFNTIPIGKMTKASQFFIIILMFIGASSGSTGGGVKTTTVGTLLLVVWALIKKRDDVVVFQRRLSYMTIFKALSVVMISILIIFTVTMVLAVTEKFAFLDIFFETVSAFGTVGLSTGITGKLSSIGQLFIIVTMFIGRVGPMTLAIAIGEQRQKTFIRFPEEKLMIG, encoded by the coding sequence ATGGTTATTAGAAAAAAAATTATTTTGTCACCAACTCAGGTTCTCGTTATAGGTTATCTGGTTGTTATAACTATTGGTACCTTGCTTTTGAGTTTACCTTTTGCAACTGTAAAGGGAGCGGATACTACTCTAATGGATGCTCTTTTTACTGCTACTTCTGCAACTGCGGTGACAGGATTAATTGTAGTCAATACTGCCAGTCACTGGACATTTTTTGGTAAGATAGTGATTATGCTTTTGATTCAAATTGGTGGTTTTGGTTTTATGACGACCTCAACACTAGTAATGTTGGTTTTGAGGAAAAAAATTAGCCTTAAAGAACGACTTATTATCCAGGAAGAGTTAAATACCGAAAATTTAACGGGTATCATCCGTCTGGTACGTTATGTGGTTTTTCTCACATTAGGGTTAGAAGCATTAGGAGCAATCTTACTTTTTTTAAGATTTTTGCCGATAATGCCCCCTGGACAGGCTGTTTTTTTTAGTATTTTTCATGCTGTTTCAGCATTTAATAATGCCGGTTTTGATTTATTTGGAAATAGTCTTGAGGGATTTACTACAGATTGGTATATTGTTCTTGTAATTACAGGACTTTTTATAATTGGTGGAATTGGCTTTACTGTTATTGCTGAAATATATAGCTGCCGTAGATTTAAGCATTTTTCTCTACATACTAAAGTGGTATTGACTATCTCTTTGCTACTAATTGTTTTAGGAACATTGGTAATCTTTGGATTGGAATATAATAATCCTGAGACATTAGGAGATCTCAATTTATCTGGAAAAATTGCTGCAGCTTATTTTCAAGGGGTTACTCCCCGAACTGCCGGTTTTAATACAATTCCTATCGGAAAAATGACAAAAGCGTCCCAGTTTTTTATTATCATCTTGATGTTTATTGGTGCTTCTTCCGGTTCTACAGGAGGTGGTGTTAAAACTACCACTGTTGGAACTCTTCTTTTAGTAGTCTGGGCACTGATTAAGAAACGGGATGATGTGGTGGTTTTTCAGCGAAGATTATCTTATATGACCATTTTTAAAGCTCTTTCAGTTGTGATGATTTCTATTTTAATTATCTTTACTGTAACAATGGTTTTGGCTGTGACAGAGAAATTTGCTTTTCTGGATATATTCTTTGAAACTGTTTCTGCTTTTGGAACAGTAGGTTTATCTACTGGAATTACTGGAAAACTTTCCTCTATTGGTCAGCTTTTTATCATTGTTACTATGTTTATTGGTAGGGTTGGTCCCATGACACTGGCAATAGCTATTGGTGAACAGCGGCAAAAAACTTTTATCCGGTTCCCGGAAGAAAAATTGATGATTGGGTAG
- a CDS encoding potassium channel family protein encodes MKQFVVIGLGRFGSSVARTLCQKGFDVLAIDIDEERVQALADEVTHAVQADATDEEAMKSLGIRNFDIAIISIGTDIHSNILTTLLVKELGVKYVVVKAQTELHGKVLTKIGADKVVYPERDMGVRVANSLISSNVLDLIEVSPEYTIAEVTASPKLYGHTLSDLQFRTRFGVNVIAIKNGDKINVTPRATDEIKKGDILIVIGENENLERLRKY; translated from the coding sequence ATGAAACAATTTGTTGTAATTGGGTTGGGAAGATTCGGTTCTAGTGTGGCTAGAACCCTTTGCCAAAAAGGTTTTGATGTATTAGCAATTGATATTGATGAAGAAAGGGTTCAGGCTTTAGCAGATGAAGTAACTCATGCTGTTCAGGCAGATGCTACTGATGAAGAAGCAATGAAATCTCTTGGTATACGTAATTTTGATATTGCCATTATTAGCATCGGGACTGATATTCACTCCAATATTCTTACAACCCTACTGGTAAAAGAACTGGGGGTTAAATATGTAGTTGTTAAAGCCCAGACAGAGTTACATGGAAAGGTATTGACCAAAATAGGGGCAGATAAAGTTGTTTATCCAGAAAGAGATATGGGTGTCAGGGTGGCCAATAGTTTGATTTCCTCTAATGTACTGGATTTAATTGAAGTTTCACCGGAGTATACAATAGCAGAAGTAACAGCCTCACCAAAACTTTATGGTCATACCTTAAGTGATCTTCAATTTAGAACAAGATTTGGAGTGAATGTAATTGCTATAAAAAATGGGGATAAGATCAATGTAACCCCAAGAGCCACAGATGAGATTAAAAAAGGTGATATTTTAATAGTCATTGGTGAAAATGAGAATCTAGAGCGACTTAGAAAATATTAA
- a CDS encoding TrkH family potassium uptake protein, whose product MGNLCSSFFFAFLKGGITIKPQIQLPKIDLGGLSPAQILSAGYLIVIFFGTVLLMLPFATVDGQGLDLIDALFTATSATCVTGLVVVTTGTTFTVFGQLVIMLLIQIGGLGIMTMSTAFALIMGRKITLRQRLIIQEDLNQLGISGLLRLIQYILAFTFTIEGLGALLFFIRLARKYPLKKAIFYSIFHSVSAFNNAGFDLFGNSLESFVGDPLIILTAIILIVLGGLGFTVLVELFDKRKLHSLHAKMVIVTTVILLLVGFIVIFALEYSNSNTMANLSLGEKIMASFFLSVTPRTAGFNTVPTGALRESTLFFIMILMFIGASPGSTGGGIKTTTIGTIVFTLWTTVRGKKDVEIFKRRLDEGIIFKSLTILMLSLLLVLVVTLILSVTEESSLVEILFETVSAFGTVGLSTGITPTLSKIGRMLIIITMFTGRVGPLTLAVAMSESKKKPQFHYPKEKIMVG is encoded by the coding sequence ATGGGTAACCTCTGTAGTTCTTTTTTCTTTGCCTTTTTAAAAGGGGGGATTACTATTAAACCGCAAATACAATTACCAAAGATTGATCTTGGTGGTCTATCTCCAGCTCAGATTCTTTCGGCTGGTTATCTGATTGTAATTTTCTTTGGAACAGTACTTTTAATGCTTCCCTTTGCAACTGTGGATGGACAGGGTTTGGACCTGATTGATGCCCTTTTTACTGCTACATCAGCTACCTGTGTAACGGGATTGGTTGTTGTCACTACAGGAACTACTTTTACAGTCTTCGGTCAATTGGTTATCATGCTCTTGATTCAAATAGGTGGTCTTGGGATTATGACCATGTCCACTGCCTTTGCTCTGATTATGGGACGGAAGATTACTTTACGGCAGAGATTAATTATTCAAGAAGATTTAAATCAACTGGGGATTTCTGGACTTTTGCGATTAATCCAGTATATTCTGGCATTTACTTTTACCATTGAAGGATTAGGGGCCTTATTATTTTTTATTCGGTTGGCCCGGAAATATCCCTTAAAAAAAGCTATTTTTTACTCCATCTTTCACTCGGTGTCTGCTTTTAACAATGCTGGTTTTGATCTTTTTGGAAACAGTCTGGAAAGTTTTGTGGGGGATCCTTTGATTATTTTGACAGCAATTATTCTCATCGTACTGGGAGGATTAGGATTTACTGTATTGGTAGAACTGTTTGATAAACGGAAATTACACTCATTACATGCCAAGATGGTAATAGTGACCACTGTGATTTTACTTTTAGTTGGTTTTATTGTAATCTTTGCTTTGGAATATTCAAATAGTAATACGATGGCTAACCTCAGTTTGGGCGAAAAAATTATGGCCTCATTCTTTTTATCTGTAACTCCGCGGACAGCAGGATTTAATACTGTTCCCACTGGGGCTTTACGTGAGTCTACTCTCTTTTTTATTATGATTTTAATGTTTATTGGGGCTTCTCCCGGTTCAACAGGTGGAGGAATTAAGACTACTACAATAGGTACTATCGTTTTTACTCTCTGGACGACGGTTAGAGGTAAAAAAGATGTGGAAATCTTTAAACGGAGATTGGATGAAGGTATTATTTTTAAGTCTCTTACTATCCTGATGTTATCACTTTTATTAGTGTTAGTGGTAACTCTGATTTTGAGCGTTACAGAAGAAAGTTCATTAGTGGAAATACTTTTTGAGACGGTTTCTGCTTTTGGGACTGTAGGACTATCTACCGGGATTACTCCCACTTTGAGTAAGATTGGACGGATGCTAATAATAATTACCATGTTTACCGGTAGGGTTGGACCATTAACCCTGGCAGTGGCTATGAGTGAAAGTAAGAAAAAACCTCAGTTCCATTATCCTAAAGAAAAAATTATGGTTGGTTAA
- the rplT gene encoding 50S ribosomal protein L20 → MPRAKGGFKTRRRRKKILKLAKGYFGAKSKLFRPANQAVMKSLAYAYRDRRVRKRDFRKLWITRINAAARMHGLSYSRFINGLKRANVEVNRKMLSEMAIKDPEAFGKLCEMAKAHLS, encoded by the coding sequence ATGCCACGTGCAAAAGGTGGTTTTAAAACTAGACGTAGAAGAAAGAAGATCTTAAAGTTAGCTAAAGGATATTTTGGAGCAAAGAGTAAGTTATTCCGCCCAGCCAATCAGGCTGTTATGAAATCTTTAGCTTATGCTTACCGTGACCGCCGTGTTCGTAAGAGAGATTTTAGAAAGCTTTGGATTACCCGGATTAATGCGGCAGCCCGGATGCATGGTCTTTCCTACAGCCGTTTTATCAATGGTTTAAAGCGGGCTAATGTTGAGGTTAATCGGAAAATGTTATCTGAAATGGCTATCAAAGATCCAGAAGCTTTTGGCAAACTGTGTGAAATGGCTAAAGCTCATCTTTCATAA
- the rpmI gene encoding 50S ribosomal protein L35, giving the protein MPKMKTHKGAKKRTKITGTGKIMRGRAFKSHKLTKKSAKRRRSLRQGGFISDADKRTVAKLLPYS; this is encoded by the coding sequence ATGCCTAAGATGAAGACTCATAAAGGTGCCAAAAAAAGAACTAAAATAACAGGGACTGGAAAAATTATGCGAGGCAGAGCTTTTAAAAGTCATAAATTAACTAAAAAATCTGCTAAGCGTAGAAGAAGTCTGCGTCAAGGTGGATTTATTTCTGATGCAGATAAGAGAACTGTTGCAAAATTGTTGCCATATTCTTAA
- the infC gene encoding translation initiation factor IF-3 → MKTISKDLRVNEQICAREVRVISPDGNQIGIMPLSKAQDLAYEKGLDLVEVAPQAKPPVCRIMDYGKYKYEQAKKAKEAKKNQNIINVKEIQLSLKIEDHDLFVKIKRARKFLENRDKVKVRVKFRGREITHKDLAIELLDRFVKELEDVGKVENQPKMEGRNMILILGPKAEK, encoded by the coding sequence GTGAAGACTATTAGCAAGGATTTAAGAGTTAATGAGCAAATTTGTGCCAGGGAGGTAAGAGTTATTAGTCCTGATGGTAACCAGATCGGTATTATGCCACTTTCAAAGGCTCAGGATCTGGCTTATGAGAAGGGGCTTGATCTGGTAGAGGTAGCTCCACAGGCTAAGCCACCGGTCTGCCGGATTATGGACTATGGTAAGTATAAATACGAACAAGCGAAAAAAGCAAAAGAAGCAAAGAAAAACCAGAACATTATTAACGTTAAAGAGATTCAATTGAGTTTAAAAATTGAAGACCATGATTTGTTTGTCAAGATAAAAAGAGCTCGAAAGTTTCTTGAAAACAGAGACAAAGTTAAAGTTCGTGTAAAGTTCCGCGGTCGCGAGATCACGCATAAAGACCTGGCCATAGAACTTTTGGATCGTTTTGTCAAAGAATTAGAAGATGTGGGTAAGGTAGAAAATCAACCTAAGATGGAAGGCCGTAATATGATTTTGATTTTGGGTCCTAAAGCAGAAAAGTAA